From Solibacillus sp. FSL R7-0668, one genomic window encodes:
- a CDS encoding replication protein has product MTAQKKDDRTRNWTFIVYPESVPENWIEILNAEQVPFAVSPLHDKDVNADGEIKKPHWHVMLMYSGKKSFNQIKEITDKLNSPVPQKVSNAKGMARYFVHLDNPEKYQYSKEDIRVFGGADIKQHLTSASEQKNERYDGIREMCKFIDERGIIEFSDLMAYAMDNRADWFELLCDNSAYVIGLYIKSRRHQKSE; this is encoded by the coding sequence ATGACTGCACAAAAGAAAGATGATCGTACAAGAAACTGGACTTTTATTGTTTATCCTGAATCGGTTCCTGAGAACTGGATTGAAATTTTGAACGCTGAACAAGTGCCATTTGCTGTTAGTCCGTTACATGACAAAGATGTTAATGCAGATGGTGAGATAAAAAAACCACACTGGCATGTAATGTTGATGTACTCGGGTAAAAAATCGTTTAATCAAATTAAGGAGATTACAGATAAATTAAATTCTCCTGTACCGCAAAAAGTGAGCAATGCTAAAGGGATGGCAAGGTATTTTGTTCATTTGGACAACCCTGAAAAATATCAATATAGCAAAGAGGATATAAGAGTTTTTGGCGGTGCTGATATTAAGCAACATTTGACTTCTGCAAGTGAACAGAAAAATGAGCGTTATGACGGCATTCGTGAGATGTGCAAATTCATAGATGAACGTGGAATTATTGAATTTTCGGACTTGATGGCATACGCAATGGATAATAGAGCTGATTGGTTTGAATTATTATGCGACAATTCCGCTTATGTAATTGGTCTTTATATCAAATCAAGACGACACCAAAAATCAGAATAA